AGAAtagttttgttttctaaattgATCATCGGACAAGATACAGAGAAACACTCAAAAGAGTGTATGGAAATTGACAATGTCTTCTTGTCAATTAGGGAGGGGGGAAAACTTTCTATTACTTTTTCAATAAGTAGCCTTCACCTATTATGCTTATCAGTTACAAGAAGTCTATGATAAGTTAACcaacagaaaaataataaagcaTGTCATACAATATCTCTTGAAAATCTGGTATGCACATCTTACTCTGGTGCATGATATCCAAAGGTTCCAAGGACCCGAGTGGAATGGAGTCGTGCTGCCATGTCAGGAGCCTGATTTGACAAATCAAAATCTGCAATTTTAGCAACATCATCGTCAAAGATGAGTACATTACTTGACTTGATGTCCCGATGGATAATGTGAGGATCAGCCCTCTCATGCAAGTACTCAAGCCCTTTGGCTGCCCCTACAGCAATTTTAACTCTTTGTATCCAAGTTAGTACGGGACCAGGCTGTGCTCCTTTAACACCTTTTCTTCCTGCATGTGATGAAAATTATAAGAACACAACAATGtacaagaagaaagaaataatatatatatatatatatatatatatatatatatatatatatcatgtgGTTATCATTACTTGTCAAGgaccaataaataaaaatgttcatAAGATGCAATCAACACATGTCCCATTTAAAATATCATGAAGAGAAAACCGCATACCATGCAGAATATCATGAAGAGACCCATTAGATGCAAACTCATAAGCAAGAATTCGGGAGTTTCCATCAATGCAATAACCAAGCAATTGAACAAAATTGTCATGTTTCAGCCGTGAAACCATCGAAACCTGAAAATTCCAAAACCAAATGATTATATTGATCACAATAACCTCAATGATTGAATAGTAAGCCTAGTTTGACACCAACCTGGGCTAAAAACTCATCATCTGGCTGTTTACTGGCATCTAATTTCTTGATTGCTGCAGCCTGCCCACTTTTCAGAACACCGTAATACACTCTTCCATAGGATCCCTCTCCAATCAAAGAACTTTCTCCAAAGCCGTCAGTAATTTCTTTGAGTTCATCCACTTGTAATTCGGGAACTTCAATGGGCTGAATTTTAACAGCTTGAATGCCCTGCTTTGCAGTTTCAGATGCCCGACCATTTCCATCATTTCCTGCATAACACAATTTATCACATTAATTACATCAAATATAATTCAGGTGATCTAACATCAATTAACAAAgcaaaatataacattacacCTAGACAACTAACCCCCAGACCCGATCCCAATTACCTGTTGAGTTTTTTACAAGATGTTGTCCTCCACTTTCAGCATGCTTCTGGAAGTCATCTTCTTCGCAACAGCTGAAACAACTCATGATTCCTTCTGCTGATAATAATTCACCACTCCATCAATTCACACTAGTTAATAGCCATATCAAGACTGAATATAAGcttaaattcaaatctaaaaaaaCAATGCTACTCCCCTGTAGACAGACCATGACAACAAtagcaaaattaaaatattcgaaagaaataaaaagaatgaaagcaATAaggaaactttttttttgtacaGTTACAACTATTAATGTCATCAATTCACCACAGTTTGATCTTGAACCGGAAATTGAACTCTCATTTCATTCATACAACTCATGCATGTAAATATTAAGACAAAAATCCAGTGTTTCTCCTAATTGGCAAATCACTTATGAACGAATTTTCCATCAATCAGAATAAAATTACAACTGACTTGGAAGCCAGCAGGGATCGGTCTTAAATAAACCAATTATCACATGTTCATCACAAGCTTTGGAAGAAAATACTCATTCACTGAAAAacactcaaaaaaataaaaataaatggtgaaattaaataaaaaaaaaataagagacaTTGAAGAGAGTATAATATAGATCGAGAAATACCTGGAATCTAACAGGATATCGTGTCTTTGAGAGAGTGAGAGAGGcgcggaggaggaggaggaggatcTCCGCGAGATAGAAGCTAAATATGCGCAGGATAATCAAGGAGAAGGGCGTAGGATAAAGCAGTCCAAGCTTTTGACTAGATTGGAATTGAAATCATTATAATTAGGTAAGAGTAAGAATgtaatgatatttattattcattatttattatttattattatataacatACACCAACATTTTACTAATCTTCTTTACACCTATACACACAAAATGCAATTTGATTTGCTGATGTGTTAAAAATTCACTCCTTCGACCTctgttattaatatttatatctatatctacatatatatatatatatatatatatatatatatatatatattatataagttttccctttttgtgttatttttttcatttattttttatttaaatttaattacttttttactttaactattttttaaaatttaataataataaaatctaaataaataaaaattatatatagttaaattgtaaaagttatttatattttttttataattataattttattatttttgttataaataaataacacatGCACATAACAGATACATTTTTATTGGTActtataaatagtattttaataaatttcttctgtattttggagaaattacaaaaaaatttctattaaaaagaatataactttaaatctaaggtattttaataattttaaattttaatttaaaataaaaaaaataaaaaatagttatttattattctgATTGGTATACGTGTATGagtaattattatcttttattttattttttattttaaaaaacaactattttaaaaaaaatatataataaaagctAATAACTTATCGTTAccaataagataaaaaattaccttttattttttattttaaattaaattttaaaattattaaaatattcttagatttaaagttgattttttttaatagaaattttttttaacctttactaaaatgtatcaactaaaaaaattccttaaataaattaacaaacccatatatatatatatatatatatatatatatatatatatatatatatatatatatatatattaataatttatatggCAAATAGAATCACACGGTTaaacaatatttcaaataaaatatctttttattataatcacattttggtttggattagtaacttttattaaaaattgtattctGTAACAATGGTTTACTAATATTTGTATCAATTACTTATGGCATTAATAGTTTGCAATATTTTGTTTGATAAggaaatgtaataaatataatatttattcaatattttatcatGAATAAAGTTGGGAAAGAAatccttttttctttatttttaagagGTGTAGAAGAGATAATTTGTTTATCATCCACTAAAGGAAAATGACATGTTTATATGGGAAGGAGaaaatattcacatatattttaaattttctaatcttttataaatgaaaaagtcAATTCCTGTTTGAAagtttgaatataattaatGACTTCTCTTTCAATCCCGAGGCTAAAAGTCACATTGTAATTTTGTGGGGGATGTATGCACAAAAATTTAGaggattaaaagtaaattagcaaaattaaatatcagtaacaaaatttacaaaaagacGCAAAATTTCAATAGTACAATATACACTTTATattataatacatattttacattaatttgtgtgtatgtaaatatatattgtctccaaaatttaaatatatttagtttaaataaatcTACATTTTATGCATAAAGAAAGACAAAGCTGGGTTAATTTTAACTAGGTTTTAAAAAGTCAAATTGATATGGAATAAGACCTAATATACCTTTCCTTTTTctgtattattttcttaaatacaCTTCATATTCCATAATAATGATTGATTAGTCAAAACATATATAACTAATGATCATCATTTTAGTTTCATTCCCAGCTAGATGATGACTTATAAAGTAAACAAGCTATTCTTTATGTtcaagaatattattttatctctcACCAGATACATTGACTttcaaactttcaaaatttttcttaaataataatttaaaagttcaacattggttaaaaattattcaaacttTCAAGCTCCATTTTCTTTATCTTATTATTAGttttactttgattttttttgtattaaaatggttctttgttttttaagttACCTATGCACAATAGGATATCTTTATACAACGAATTAATTTCGAAGAACTACAACATATATTTGAAGAAATGAATGTTCACCAAATTAAAGTTCAGGATAAACATATGGTAATATTTATACAGGTGCAGgtgttttatttcaatttcagaCCGCATCtaaaaagttcataaatttataagataatatatacTATATTGCACTTTTAAAAAGCATTTATAAAAAGATCATACTTTTAAACCATATCTTCATATAAAAGTGTTATTAATAAcgaacattttaaatttattgaaaaggTATAGAATAACGAGTAAAacttgttaaataaaaaattaaaatccaaagttttataacttttaataaatttcaatccataaaataataatagttagaAAATaggcttaaatattttttttctctattttctcgtatgtttgattgtttattttttaatattgaatgtggtctttattttgataaattatattaaatttagtcttttttatAACActgtataaataattaatgaaaaataaatagtatgtttttgtttatagttttttctattaattttttttagatttttattaatttaaaaataattgtctATTTGTCAAGTCAATCTTATACCATATCAGGTGTTATGTTAATGTCACATGTCAACTTAGTATCAATatacatattaatattattaatatcatGTGTGAGTTTCGTGTAAATTAATTCacttactatttttattattttttgttaaattcagtttcaaattttgttaacttttttagTTCAatctaacttttatttttatagatacaatttttcattacttttaaaattagataaaagattctttactatttttaaaattaaaaaaaaaattataatctattTAAAACTAGAAGTAAAAAtctaatttacttttaaaattggaagaaaaattatttattatttttaaaattagaagaatttttttattattttaaaagttagaagatttttttatatttttaaactaactcAAAccttatttttacatttaaaaaaatcaaatataaaattaataattatattttaataatatagttaaaatatatgttgaaaaaaatatttaataaaaatgttaattttaataaaaatagaatagatGACACTAGATTTATCTCTTATTAACCATTTAGACCGTATCATGAAAAAAACCAAACATAACgtaatttaagaaaatagaaatcacattgaatatctaaaaataataatcttatatcaaataaaattgat
This sequence is a window from Vigna angularis cultivar LongXiaoDou No.4 chromosome 2, ASM1680809v1, whole genome shotgun sequence. Protein-coding genes within it:
- the LOC108326811 gene encoding pto-interacting protein 1; this translates as MSCFSCCEEDDFQKHAESGGQHLVKNSTGNDGNGRASETAKQGIQAVKIQPIEVPELQVDELKEITDGFGESSLIGEGSYGRVYYGVLKSGQAAAIKKLDASKQPDDEFLAQVSMVSRLKHDNFVQLLGYCIDGNSRILAYEFASNGSLHDILHGRKGVKGAQPGPVLTWIQRVKIAVGAAKGLEYLHERADPHIIHRDIKSSNVLIFDDDVAKIADFDLSNQAPDMAARLHSTRVLGTFGYHAPEYAMTGQLNAKSDVYSFGVVLLELLTGRKPVDHTLPRGQQSLVTWATPRLSEDKVRQCVDARLGGDYPPKAVAKMAAVAALCVQYEADFRPNMSIVVKALQPLLNARHGPAGEASN